The Crocosphaera subtropica ATCC 51142 genome includes a window with the following:
- a CDS encoding nuclear transport factor 2 family protein, giving the protein MMEKTAKNIIELIYQAINNREIDQAMQWVDDDCIYEDVNFSKTFQGKKAVKSLFQESCDNVPDDFRFVVDEITTGDPLKVGVLWHVELDNIPIPNGRGVSFYRISETTGKLIFARDIVEPPLKPGKLSFIIIRLVTPLIRTILKQDSNPPETQLILSKVLWFLAGTYIYILLCSSPNFILPGEPVWAVQPETIKEVISESINFFFVLPILNMLGISVMKSPVIHPAIEAQFNFAEAWIFMFLPLLLADKRVRDFPKVALWSVAMFLTNVFLLPYMALRFKQPTLEKIEEPNKGLLERIFGWTGLMVGIIAIVWLLIGRSEFGDLSQRIDYFMMQLQSSRVVIAFAVDIFLFAIFQIILMGAVIPPKNSQRFLRFIPFFGLAFWLIL; this is encoded by the coding sequence ATTGATCAAGCGATGCAATGGGTTGATGATGATTGCATTTATGAAGATGTCAACTTTTCTAAGACATTTCAAGGTAAAAAAGCTGTTAAAAGTCTCTTTCAAGAATCCTGTGATAATGTTCCCGATGATTTTAGATTTGTTGTTGATGAAATTACCACAGGAGATCCCTTAAAAGTTGGGGTTTTATGGCACGTTGAACTAGATAACATTCCTATTCCCAATGGGAGAGGGGTTAGTTTTTATCGAATCTCAGAAACCACAGGAAAACTTATTTTTGCTAGGGATATTGTTGAACCTCCCCTCAAACCGGGTAAACTATCTTTTATAATCATTCGTTTAGTCACTCCTTTAATTAGAACCATTTTGAAACAAGATTCTAACCCCCCTGAAACACAATTAATATTATCAAAAGTATTATGGTTTCTCGCAGGAACTTATATTTATATTTTACTGTGTTCCTCTCCTAATTTTATTTTACCAGGGGAACCGGTTTGGGCTGTGCAACCAGAAACCATTAAAGAAGTTATCAGCGAATCCATTAATTTTTTCTTCGTGTTACCGATTCTAAATATGTTAGGAATTTCTGTTATGAAATCTCCTGTGATCCATCCTGCGATCGAAGCACAATTTAACTTTGCTGAAGCTTGGATCTTTATGTTTCTGCCTTTATTATTAGCCGATAAACGGGTCAGAGATTTCCCAAAAGTTGCCCTTTGGAGTGTGGCAATGTTTCTTACCAATGTTTTTCTATTACCTTATATGGCTTTACGATTTAAACAACCTACTTTAGAAAAAATAGAAGAACCAAATAAAGGACTTTTAGAACGGATTTTTGGATGGACAGGGTTAATGGTTGGAATTATTGCCATTGTTTGGTTATTGATAGGAAGATCAGAGTTTGGAGATTTGAGCCAAAGAATAGACTATTTTATGATGCAATTACAAAGTAGTCGTGTGGTCATTGCTTTTGCGGTGGATATCTTTTTATTTGCTATTTTTCAAATAATCTTAATGGGTGCGGTTATTCCTCCTAAAAATTCACAACGTTTTTTAAGGTTTATTCCTTTCTTTGGTCTTGCTTTTTGGTTAATTCTGTAA
- a CDS encoding DUF2237 family protein has protein sequence MIDAKNVLGTDLQLCCGDPMTGYYRDGYCRTGGQDFGVHVVCAQVTDEFLTFTKEQGNDLSTPISAYNFPGLKSGDRWCLCVSRWQEAKEAGVAPPVILEATHIRALEAVSLDELKQYAV, from the coding sequence ATGATAGATGCAAAAAATGTATTAGGAACCGATTTACAACTGTGTTGTGGTGACCCAATGACGGGTTATTATCGTGATGGTTATTGTCGCACCGGAGGACAAGATTTTGGGGTTCATGTGGTATGCGCTCAAGTTACCGATGAATTTTTAACCTTTACCAAAGAACAAGGAAATGATCTCAGTACCCCTATCTCGGCTTACAATTTTCCTGGTTTAAAATCAGGCGATCGCTGGTGTTTATGTGTCTCCCGTTGGCAAGAGGCAAAAGAGGCAGGGGTTGCACCTCCTGTCATTTTAGAAGCAACTCATATCAGAGCATTAGAAGCGGTTTCTTTAGATGAATTAAAACAGTATGCTGTATGA
- a CDS encoding type II toxin-antitoxin system HicB family antitoxin, producing the protein MRYAVIIEKGRFHYGAYVPDLPECSAVGNTVEEVKKSIYASISAHLNSLQAEGNEFPNPKTLCEYVDVS; encoded by the coding sequence ATGCGTTACGCAGTAATTATTGAAAAGGGAAGATTTCATTATGGTGCTTATGTTCCTGATTTACCGGAATGTTCTGCCGTAGGGAACACCGTAGAAGAGGTAAAAAAATCGATTTATGCTTCTATTTCTGCTCATCTCAACAGCTTACAAGCAGAAGGCAATGAGTTTCCTAATCCTAAAACCCTGTGTGAATATGTAGACGTGAGTTAA
- a CDS encoding LppP/LprE family lipoprotein → MIPNAPKIDAELPSVDRCKDQLREAKTPQERAIIRAGWELFGPRQTYDETIVITAMSGVDGMCRPLGYQAFVFVGEQFAGTLSPQPMNSRTDGDMARIFLTSPSSLFVEYKRYDNDDPLCCPSGMNRVLFTIEPNNAKPLLIPIEIMAEA, encoded by the coding sequence ATGATTCCTAATGCACCAAAAATAGATGCTGAACTTCCCAGTGTTGATAGATGTAAAGACCAATTAAGAGAAGCAAAAACCCCCCAAGAAAGGGCTATTATTAGAGCAGGTTGGGAACTCTTTGGTCCAAGACAAACCTATGATGAAACCATTGTTATAACCGCTATGAGTGGAGTAGACGGAATGTGTCGTCCTTTAGGTTACCAAGCATTTGTCTTTGTCGGAGAACAATTTGCAGGAACTCTATCCCCTCAACCGATGAACTCTCGAACCGATGGCGATATGGCAAGGATTTTCTTAACCAGTCCTTCGAGTTTATTTGTAGAATATAAACGCTATGATAACGATGATCCCTTGTGTTGTCCTTCTGGGATGAATCGGGTATTATTTACCATTGAACCCAACAATGCTAAACCCCTTTTAATTCCCATTGAAATAATGGCAGAAGCCTAA
- a CDS encoding META and DUF4377 domain-containing protein translates to MMNKYGLKKIIQGMILLSVSLVPLHQFNAAIANENPVNPTENQEQNQKRNPLIGTEWQLIDWTENQTLGKENSTIAFEKDTVSGSGSCNRYTAGYAIQDNAIKVGLIAATRKACTEEIMNQEMLFLGALEGAKIYSINAKGQLQIAYIKQKEIGILTFKNINNNNNKTVEKTVYISPETVDCIGVAPQQCLQIKENLEDNWTFFYSSIEGFDYEPGYFYELRISQKKKN, encoded by the coding sequence ATGATGAATAAGTATGGGCTAAAAAAAATTATTCAAGGGATGATCCTTCTCTCAGTTTCCCTAGTTCCTTTGCATCAATTTAATGCTGCGATCGCCAACGAAAACCCAGTCAACCCAACAGAAAATCAAGAACAGAATCAAAAGAGAAATCCCTTAATAGGAACAGAATGGCAATTAATTGATTGGACTGAAAATCAAACTTTAGGTAAAGAAAACTCTACCATTGCTTTTGAGAAAGATACCGTTTCAGGAAGTGGAAGTTGTAACCGTTATACCGCAGGATATGCTATTCAAGACAATGCCATCAAAGTAGGCTTAATTGCTGCAACTCGTAAAGCTTGTACTGAAGAAATCATGAACCAAGAAATGCTATTTTTAGGAGCATTAGAAGGAGCAAAAATTTACAGTATTAATGCAAAAGGACAATTACAAATCGCTTACATCAAACAAAAAGAAATTGGTATTTTAACCTTCAAGAACATCAATAATAACAATAATAAAACTGTAGAAAAAACAGTTTATATTAGCCCTGAAACCGTAGATTGTATTGGGGTCGCACCTCAACAATGCTTGCAAATTAAAGAAAATTTAGAAGATAACTGGACATTTTTCTATAGTTCAATTGAAGGGTTTGACTACGAACCAGGGTATTTTTATGAGCTAAGAATTTCTCAAAAAAAAAAAAATTAA
- a CDS encoding glycine betaine ABC transporter substrate-binding protein, which translates to MNLLLSIPPTSVILLRTGEHITLVLIAMIVATGMGIPLGIIMSRYPKLANPILLVTNAVQTIPSLALFGFLITVPFLGGIGKRPAIIALILYALLPIIKNTYIGITQIRKGVKEAGKSLGLTPLKILFLIELPLALKVILGGVRIAAVICVGIATIAAAIGGGGLGVFIFRGLSTVDNTMILAGAIPSAIIALLVDWGLGWLENNLTQTDTKKKKNKQKVFIFLFAFVSLIFIVFSLINKPQKQIVIGSKNFTEQIILGEMIAQQIENNSNLTVDRRFNLGGTFICHEAVKAQEIDGYVEYTGTAFTAILERKPVSNPNLVYGEIKEVYNEEFKLEVMPSLGFENTYAILIRGEDAKQYNIETISDVAQYTPEWTAGFSYEFLAREDGYSGLSKTYDLQFAQQPKTMELGLMYRALAEKNVDLVAGNSTDGLISVLDLYMLKDNKNYFPPYEAVPVFNQETLKEHPNLSPIIQQLSGQISSQEMQQLNYLVDHERQSVNKVVEDFLNEKNLT; encoded by the coding sequence ATGAATTTGTTACTGTCAATACCTCCCACATCAGTTATCTTATTACGAACAGGAGAACATATAACATTAGTATTAATTGCCATGATAGTAGCCACTGGTATGGGTATTCCTTTAGGTATTATCATGAGTCGCTATCCCAAATTAGCTAATCCTATTTTGTTAGTAACCAATGCAGTACAAACTATTCCGAGTTTGGCCTTATTTGGTTTTTTGATTACCGTTCCCTTTTTAGGAGGAATTGGAAAACGACCAGCTATTATTGCTTTAATTTTATACGCTTTACTGCCGATTATCAAAAATACTTATATCGGTATTACTCAAATTAGAAAAGGAGTCAAAGAAGCAGGAAAATCCTTAGGATTAACCCCTTTGAAAATTTTGTTTTTAATTGAATTACCTCTAGCATTAAAAGTGATTTTAGGAGGGGTAAGAATTGCTGCTGTCATTTGTGTTGGAATTGCTACTATTGCAGCAGCCATCGGAGGAGGAGGGTTAGGTGTATTTATTTTTAGAGGACTTTCGACAGTCGATAATACGATGATTTTAGCGGGTGCTATCCCCTCAGCCATCATTGCTTTATTAGTGGATTGGGGACTGGGTTGGTTAGAGAATAATTTGACCCAAACAGATACAAAAAAGAAAAAAAATAAACAAAAAGTTTTTATATTTTTATTTGCATTTGTGTCATTAATATTTATTGTTTTCAGTTTAATCAATAAACCTCAAAAACAGATTGTTATTGGCTCAAAAAACTTCACTGAACAAATTATTTTAGGAGAAATGATAGCACAGCAAATTGAAAATAATAGTAATTTGACAGTAGATCGTCGCTTTAATTTAGGGGGAACTTTTATCTGTCACGAAGCTGTTAAAGCACAAGAGATAGATGGTTATGTTGAATATACGGGAACAGCTTTTACTGCTATTTTGGAACGGAAACCTGTTAGTAATCCCAATCTTGTTTACGGAGAAATCAAAGAAGTTTATAATGAAGAATTTAAGTTAGAAGTAATGCCATCTCTAGGATTTGAAAATACTTATGCTATTTTAATTAGAGGAGAAGATGCTAAGCAATATAATATTGAAACAATTTCAGATGTTGCACAATATACCCCCGAATGGACAGCAGGATTTAGTTACGAATTTTTAGCCAGAGAAGATGGCTATTCTGGACTGTCTAAGACCTATGATTTACAATTTGCTCAGCAACCAAAGACGATGGAATTAGGATTGATGTATCGTGCTTTAGCAGAAAAAAATGTCGATTTAGTCGCTGGGAATTCAACGGATGGATTGATTAGTGTTCTTGATTTATATATGTTAAAAGATAATAAAAATTATTTTCCTCCCTACGAGGCTGTTCCCGTATTTAATCAAGAAACATTAAAAGAACATCCCAATCTCAGTCCAATAATACAACAATTATCAGGACAAATTTCTTCTCAAGAAATGCAGCAACTTAACTATCTGGTTGATCATGAAAGACAATCAGTCAATAAAGTTGTTGAAGATTTTTTAAATGAGAAAAATTTAACCTAA
- the thiL gene encoding thiamine-phosphate kinase, with translation MKVKDIGEQGLLKKLKSFCPHDIIGDDAAVLSINPQQKLVVTTDVLVDGIHFSQTTTPPESVGWRAIAANLSDLAAMGASPLGVTVGLAVPGHLSVDWVEHLYQGMSHLLAEYNTPIVGGDICRSEVTSVSITALGEVYPNRIIKRSTAQPGDVIVTTGYHGMSRGGLELLLNPSLANNLGQDIRDRLIKAHQYPKPRLDLLPHLWEIMETHTITGMDSSDGLGDAIMQICAMSEVGAQIQLSQLPCVSMLSQWFSSAQALNWVLYGGEDFELVLCLAEEMGQKLVKTIGQEGKIIGKIIEKKSVILIDGNQEEALSLDKSFQHFS, from the coding sequence ATGAAAGTTAAGGATATTGGGGAACAAGGACTCCTAAAAAAACTCAAGTCTTTTTGTCCCCATGATATAATTGGGGATGATGCTGCCGTATTATCCATTAATCCTCAGCAAAAGCTAGTAGTAACAACTGATGTGTTGGTGGATGGGATACACTTTAGCCAAACCACAACCCCACCTGAGTCTGTGGGTTGGCGTGCGATCGCTGCTAATTTATCCGATCTCGCAGCAATGGGGGCTAGTCCTTTGGGCGTTACCGTTGGGTTAGCTGTACCTGGACACCTCTCTGTGGATTGGGTAGAACATTTATACCAAGGAATGAGTCATCTTTTAGCAGAATATAACACACCGATTGTGGGGGGGGATATTTGTCGCTCTGAAGTGACAAGCGTTAGTATCACAGCTTTAGGTGAAGTTTATCCTAATCGCATTATTAAACGTTCTACGGCTCAACCGGGAGATGTTATTGTTACCACCGGGTATCATGGAATGTCACGGGGTGGATTAGAATTGTTACTTAATCCTAGTTTAGCCAACAATCTAGGTCAAGACATCCGTGATAGGCTGATTAAGGCTCATCAATACCCTAAACCCCGTTTAGACTTGCTGCCCCATCTTTGGGAGATTATGGAGACTCACACGATTACAGGGATGGATAGTAGTGATGGGTTAGGGGATGCTATTATGCAGATTTGTGCTATGAGTGAAGTCGGCGCACAGATACAGTTATCCCAACTACCATGTGTATCTATGTTATCACAGTGGTTTAGTTCAGCGCAAGCTTTGAACTGGGTGTTATATGGAGGAGAAGATTTTGAATTAGTATTATGTTTAGCAGAAGAGATGGGACAAAAACTGGTGAAAACCATAGGACAAGAAGGGAAAATCATTGGCAAAATTATTGAAAAAAAATCGGTGATATTAATAGATGGAAACCAAGAGGAAGCATTAAGTTTAGATAAAAGCTTTCAGCATTTTTCCTAA
- a CDS encoding ABC transporter permease: protein MYLGILITLFWLFIALFAPILQGIGFLQDPTDLLSNIPGESPSLRHWFGTNVRGYDVFSRTLLGSQAALKVVFLATFLSMAIGVPLGLVSGYLGGKVDKILLFFMDTIYTIPGLLLSVTLAFILGRGILNVAIAVSIAYIPQYYRIVRNHTTSVKNELFIEAAKAMGATPTRVLSRYLFLNVIQSVPVVFTLNAADAILVLGGLGFLGLGLPEEVPEWGHDLKEALPDLSTGIWWTTLFPGMAMTSMVVGLSFIGEGISELFNPTLRNKR, encoded by the coding sequence ATGTATCTTGGTATATTGATTACATTATTTTGGTTATTTATTGCTTTATTTGCGCCTATTTTACAAGGAATTGGCTTTCTACAAGATCCCACAGACTTACTCAGTAATATTCCTGGAGAGTCTCCTAGTTTACGTCATTGGTTCGGCACAAATGTTCGAGGATACGATGTCTTTTCTCGTACACTTTTGGGGTCACAAGCTGCTTTAAAAGTTGTTTTTTTAGCAACGTTTTTATCTATGGCAATTGGTGTACCCCTTGGTTTAGTGAGTGGATATTTAGGCGGCAAAGTTGATAAAATACTTCTATTTTTTATGGATACTATTTATACAATCCCAGGTCTATTATTGTCCGTCACTTTAGCGTTTATTTTGGGGCGAGGAATTTTAAATGTAGCCATTGCGGTTAGTATTGCCTACATTCCTCAATATTATCGAATTGTTCGTAACCATACCACCAGTGTGAAAAATGAGTTATTTATCGAAGCAGCAAAAGCCATGGGAGCAACCCCTACCCGTGTTTTGTCTCGCTATTTATTTTTGAATGTTATTCAAAGTGTTCCTGTGGTCTTTACCTTGAACGCAGCCGATGCTATTTTAGTATTAGGTGGTTTAGGATTTTTGGGATTAGGATTACCCGAAGAAGTTCCAGAATGGGGTCATGATCTCAAAGAAGCATTACCTGACTTATCAACCGGTATTTGGTGGACAACTTTATTCCCTGGAATGGCCATGACATCGATGGTTGTGGGATTATCTTTTATCGGAGAAGGCATTAGTGAACTGTTTAACCCAACTTTACGCAATAAACGATGA
- the cutA gene encoding divalent-cation tolerance protein CutA, which produces MSSPFTVVITTTSKKEDANQIAKTLLEKKLAGCIQILGPISSHYYWKNELCIDEEWICLIKSSQNNYQTLEKAIQDIHPYDVPEIISLPIVEGSQGYLSWLNQQLK; this is translated from the coding sequence ATGTCTTCACCCTTTACTGTTGTAATTACAACAACATCAAAAAAAGAAGATGCCAATCAAATTGCCAAAACTTTGTTAGAAAAAAAACTAGCAGGTTGTATTCAAATTCTTGGGCCTATAAGTAGTCATTATTATTGGAAAAATGAACTATGTATCGATGAAGAATGGATTTGTTTAATTAAAAGTAGCCAAAACAATTATCAAACTCTAGAAAAGGCGATTCAAGACATTCATCCTTATGATGTTCCTGAAATTATTAGTTTACCCATTGTAGAAGGAAGTCAAGGTTATCTGAGTTGGTTAAATCAGCAACTTAAATAA
- a CDS encoding glycosyltransferase family 4 protein, translated as MVISKPNQQLNISLIVSDLSSKGAGRWGGAIRPFLLAQALQKLGHTVKIFGIAYEENGLSELPREFPIVSIPCPYYAGFGGTWRSLKQLLPKIDGDILYAVKLKPSSYGIALLKKYISHRPLIVDIDDWEMSWFGGDDWRYNFTVKGFIEDLFKGNAPLQHPDHPFYLQRIETLVSLADQITLHTQFIQQRFGGTYIPNGKDTDLFDPQKYDPQKSRKKYNLDNYKILMFPGAPRPYKGVEDILIALEKLNNPELKLVIVGGSPYDNYDKKLQETWGNWLIQLPKSPVEAMPEIVAAAHLVVVPQQDTPATKAQFPLKLTDGMAMAKPILATSVGDIPEILGDTGYLVDPSSPEQLANQIDWIFSHLEEAEAQGQKARERCIKAYSLQSMATILSQILEPFCGSGD; from the coding sequence ATGGTCATTTCTAAACCAAATCAGCAATTAAATATTTCTCTGATTGTTAGTGATTTATCCAGTAAAGGTGCAGGGCGTTGGGGTGGGGCAATTCGACCTTTTTTATTAGCACAAGCTTTACAAAAATTAGGTCATACTGTTAAAATTTTTGGCATTGCTTATGAAGAAAATGGATTATCAGAATTACCCCGAGAATTCCCCATTGTGTCTATTCCTTGTCCCTATTATGCAGGGTTTGGAGGAACTTGGCGATCGCTGAAACAATTATTACCCAAAATTGACGGAGATATCCTCTACGCTGTCAAATTAAAACCCAGTAGCTATGGTATTGCTTTACTTAAAAAATATATCAGTCATCGTCCTTTAATCGTGGATATTGATGATTGGGAAATGAGTTGGTTTGGAGGAGATGATTGGCGATACAATTTTACTGTCAAAGGGTTTATTGAGGATTTATTTAAAGGAAATGCACCCTTGCAACATCCTGATCATCCTTTCTATTTACAACGGATAGAAACATTAGTTTCTCTAGCGGATCAAATTACCCTACACACCCAATTTATTCAACAACGGTTTGGAGGAACTTATATCCCTAATGGCAAGGACACAGATTTATTTGATCCCCAAAAATATGATCCCCAAAAAAGCCGTAAAAAATACAATTTAGACAACTATAAAATTTTAATGTTTCCTGGCGCACCTCGGCCTTATAAGGGGGTAGAAGATATTTTGATCGCCTTAGAAAAACTCAATAATCCTGAGTTAAAATTAGTGATTGTTGGCGGTAGTCCTTATGATAATTATGATAAAAAGCTACAAGAAACCTGGGGAAACTGGTTAATTCAACTACCAAAATCCCCTGTTGAGGCGATGCCAGAAATTGTTGCTGCTGCTCATTTAGTGGTGGTTCCCCAACAAGATACACCAGCAACCAAAGCCCAATTTCCCTTAAAATTAACCGATGGGATGGCTATGGCCAAGCCAATTTTAGCGACTAGCGTTGGGGATATTCCTGAGATTTTAGGGGATACTGGTTACTTAGTTGATCCGAGTTCCCCTGAACAGTTAGCCAATCAAATTGACTGGATTTTTAGTCATTTAGAAGAAGCAGAAGCACAAGGACAAAAAGCGAGAGAAAGGTGTATTAAAGCATACAGTTTACAATCAATGGCCACAATTTTATCTCAAATTCTAGAACCGTTTTGTGGAAGTGGTGATTGA